The following coding sequences are from one SAR86 cluster bacterium window:
- a CDS encoding MerC domain-containing protein, giving the protein MNNQLRTDKLAISLSLACVIHCLFVPSFVILSSGYYAATLDNEFVHNLILFFAIPVSLFALALGYKNHGAPQYFFIGITGLIILVMAVIMGEPLYGETGEILFTILGSVFVVFAHYKNHQICKEIKCSCHDD; this is encoded by the coding sequence ATGAACAACCAATTGAGAACAGATAAATTAGCCATTTCGCTTTCTTTAGCATGCGTAATCCACTGTCTATTTGTCCCATCTTTTGTGATCTTATCCTCTGGGTACTATGCTGCGACTCTAGACAATGAGTTTGTGCATAATTTGATTTTATTCTTTGCTATTCCTGTAAGCTTGTTTGCTTTAGCACTGGGATATAAGAATCATGGCGCCCCACAGTATTTTTTTATCGGTATAACAGGATTGATAATTTTAGTTATGGCGGTAATTATGGGAGAACCTCTGTATGGAGAGACAGGGGAGATACTCTTTACAATCCTAGGATCGGTTTTTGTAGTATTTGCCCACTATAAAAATCACCAAATTTGCAAGGAAATAAAATGTTCTTGTCATGATGATTAA